CGATCTCGCGCCAGCGTTTCAGCACGGCCGCGTGGAACGCGCCGAGATCGGCAAAATGCCAGTAGAAGCTGCCGCGGGAGACGCCCATGGCCTTCGCCAATGGATCGGCCTTCAGCGCGGTGAAGCCGCTCCTGGTGAGCGCCTTGACGCCCTGGCGGATCCAGTCGTCGGCGGAAAGCTGTTCGGTCATGGCGGGTTCCGAAATCCAACCATACACTAGTGTATTGACAGGCGGCTGGCCAGCGTCTATCTCACCATACACACATGTATGGACAAAACAAGGAGCTTTGATGATGCGTGATCTCTTGCTCCAGTGCGCCGGAATCCTCGCCATCGTGGTGGCCCTCATCCATGGCATCCTCGGCGAGACCAAGGTCTTTGCCCGCGCCACCATCGAGCCGGAACGGCTCCGCACCCTGATCCGCCTGGTCTGGCAGGCCTCGACCGTCGCCTGGATCGGCTGCGGTGTGCTGCTGATCGCAACGCCCTGGATGGATTCGGCGCCGGCGCGCCGCTGGATCGTCATCACCATGGTCTGCGTGTTCGGCTTCTCCGCCTGCGCCAACGCCTGGGCGACGCGTGGCCGGCATTTCGGCTGGATGGCGCTGAGCGTGGTCGTGGCGATGGCGGTCGCCGGCTACTGAAGGCGGATGAAAAAGTGCGCGCCGTCGAACCCGTGAGGCTTAAGGCCGCAGCGAGCCGCGAAATGCGTGCTGCATGCGGACCGCACTGATGTTTTGGCGACCGTTAGAATATCTCTAAGACCGCTTGTATCCCGACCGCAATTGACTTCACCTCCTCTTTTGCTTCCTTCGGGCGCGCTTCGCGCACACGACAGAGGAGGAGACATTCGTGAGAGTCATTCGTGTTCTTGCCATTGCACTGACGGTTGGGATCGGCATGGGGTCGACGGCGATGGCCGACGGTTTCAAGAACTGCACCAAGCTCGACAAGGCGTCGTGGAAGACAGCGGGCGATGCCGAAGCCAAAGCCAAGGCGGCCGGCTATGAAGTCCGCCGCTCCAAGATCGAAGGCTCGTGCTATGAGGTCTACGGCGTCAAGGAAGGCAAGGTCTACGAGCTGTTCTACAGCCCGGAAGATCTCAGCCTGAAGCACACGATTGCGAAGTAAAGGCTAGGTTTGAACGACAAAGCGATGCGAGATACGCGCGGGGTGTCCGATCGGACCCCCGCGGATCGGACGATTGCGGTCTGGGACCTTCCGCTGCGGCTCTGGCACTGGGCCCTCGCGGCCAGCGTCCTGGCCGCGTGGTTCACGCCCACCGTCTACGACAGCCTTCACCGCATCGTCGGCTATACGGTCATCGGGCTGTTGGCCTTCCGCCTGGTCTGGGGATTTTGGGGCAGCCGCTATTCGCGCTTTCGCATGATCGGCGTCAGGCTTCGTGCTGCGCCCTTCTATCTCTGGAATCTGCGCCGCGGCATCACCGGCCGCTATATCGGGCTCAATCCCGCCGGCACCCTGATGCTGGTGGCGCTGCTTGTGGCTCTCGCCGTCTCGGCGATCACGGGCGCGCTGTCGGTGACCGTCACCTTCTTCGGCGTCTGGTGGATCGAGGATACTCATGCTTACGCATCGGATGCCGTGATCGTCCTGGTCGTGCTGCACATCGTGGGCGTGGTGCTGATGGGCATGCTTCAGCGCCAGAACCTGGTGCGTGCGATGATCACTGGCCGCAAGCGCATCCGCGGTCACTCCTAAGGCGTGAAAAATTTCGGGGCGCGCCACATAGTTCTACGGAAATCGAGCACGGATTACCGCGCGAGGCGCAATTGTCGAGGTGGCGTTTACCCCATGATAGGCATGCAACCGGGAACTGCAAAAGATTAACGTGCAGAAAGTGCAATCGGAATCATCGTCAAGATATTGACGAGGGAGCGATTGCGAATGTTCCGCGTTTTTACCTGCCTCACGGCAGAGCATGATTGGCGGCTTGTCATGCTCGCTGGTCTCGTTTGCCTCGCGGCGGGCATTGTCGCTGTCAGCATCTTTCATCGCGCGATCGCGTCGCGCGCCTGGGCGCGGCTGATCTGGATTGCGATCGCCGGCGCCGCCATCGGCTACGGAATCTGGGCAACGCATTTTGTCGCCATGCTCGCCTACGAGCCCGGCGTCTCGACCGGTTACAGCATTGCTCTGACGGGGCTGTCGCTCGCCGCGGCGATGATCCTGACGTCGGTGGGTTTTGGCGTTGCCGTCAGCAATTCCGGCCGGTGGCGCGCGGCTGCCGGCGGCGGCATCATCGGCGCCGGTATTGCGAGCATGCACTATCTCGGCATGTGGGCCCTCGAAGTGCCGGGTCACGTGACCTGGTCGCCGGGGCTGGTGTTCATCTCGATCGTCCTCGGTATGGTCTTGGGCTACGCTGCACTGGCGACTGCCCTGAGCCGCAAGGACAAGTGGGGCGCTTTCGCTGCGGCGCTGCTGCTGACGCTCGCAATCATGTCGCACCATTTCACGGCCATGGGGGCCGTGCAGATCGTTCCAGACCCGACGCTGGACAACGACGCATTGTCGCTTTCTCCCACCTTCCTCGCCGTGGCCATTGCGGGTGTGGCGCTGTCGGTGCTCGGGATGAGTCTCGTCGGCGTGCTGGCGGATCGGCACCTTGCGACCCGAACCAGCAGATTCGAGGAAATCATCAGTGAGCTTTCGCTCGCAAGGCAGCAGGTGGAGGATTCGCAAAAGGAACTCTAGGACCAGACACTCAGGCTGGATACGGCCATCAACAACATGGTCGAGGCACTTTGCATGTTCGACGCGGAAAAGCGACTTGTCGTCTGTAACGAGCGTTACGCCCAACTCTATCGGCTGCCGCCGGAATTGCTGAGGACGGGGACGCCGCACACCGACATCATCAAGCATCGCGTCGTGAACGGCATCCTCAAGGGTGACACGAGCGAGGGCGCCGCCGGGCAATTCATCTCGAAATTGGCCGCATTGCCGTTCAACGCGGTCTCGAGCAGAATCGACGAGTTCGCGGACGGCCGCCTGATCTGCGTGACGCGACAACCAATGGCCGGCGGCGGGTGGGTAGCCACCCATCTTGACGTCACCGAGCAACGCCGATCCGAGGCCAAGATCATTCACATGGCGCAGCACGATGCGTTGACCGATCTGCCAAATCGTGTGCTGCTCAGGGAGCGGATGGAGCATGCCATTGCGGTCACGCGCAATGGCGGCCTCGATCTGGCCGTGCTCATGCTCGATCTCGATCGCTTCAAGGACGTCAACGACACGCTGGGACATCCGACAGGCGATTCCCTGTTGCGCGCCGTGGCTGCGCGTTTGCGCGAATGCACCACTGAAACCGCGTTGATCGCCCGGCTGGGCGGCGACGAGTTCGCGGTGATCGACTACATGACCAACCCGGCCGTGGAGGCCGCCGCCCTCGCCGAGAACATCAGGAAGGCGCTTTGCGAACCCTTCGATCTCGGCGATCACCGGGTCACGGTGGGCACCAGCATCGGCATTGCCATCGCGCCGCGCGATGGCGACGATTCCGACGTGCTCATGAAGAGCGCCGATCTCGCCCTCTACTCCGCCAAGAGTGGCGGTCGTGGTGCATTCCGCTTCTTCGAGCCCGAACTCGACGAGCTCATGCACGCGCGACGCAATCTGGAGCGCGACATGCGTGCTGCGCTGACGGACGGTGAATTCGAGCTCCACTATCAGCCGTTCGTCGACGCCGCGACTGGCGAGACGAGCGGCTTCGAGGCCTTGCTACGCTGGCACCACCCGAAGCGAGGTCTGGTCATGCCCGGTGACTTCATCCCGCTTGCGGAGGAGACCGGCCTGATCGTGCCTTTGGGAGAATGGGTCCTGAGGGCCGCATGCAGCGAAGCCGCCAAATGGCCCGCCCATCTCAGGATCGCGATCAACCTGTCTCCCGCTCAATTCCGCAGCAAGGAGCTTGTCCAGGTCGTTATCGGCGCACTGGCGAGTTCGGGCATTGCGCCGCACAGGCTCGAGCTCGAAGTCACCGAGACGGTCATCATGCACGACAGCGAAGCCGTATTCGCAGCACTGGGGCAACTGCGCGAGCTCGGCGTCCGGATCGCGCTCGACGATTTCGGCACCGGCTATTCGTCGCTGAGCTTTCTGCAAAGGTTCCCGTTCGACAAAATCAAGATCGACCGCAGCTTCGTCAACGAGTTGTCCAGCGCGAGGGAAGAGGCGCGCCATCTCGCGCGAGCCGTGGTTCGTTTCGCGGTCAGTCTCGGCAAGACGACGACCGCCGAAGGCGTCGAAACCAGGGAGCAGCTGGACATTCTCCGCGACGAGGGATGCATCGAAACCCAGGGCTACTATTTCAGCCGGCCGATGCCTGCATCCAGCTTCGCGAAAATGCTGCGAACTGCCAAGGCAGCCGTCCGCGCGGCGTGAGCATTCGGGCCGTCACTGCAGTGGCGGATCGCCGCTGGTTCGCTTCTTGGCGAGGTCCATCTCGGTCACCTGCTCGTGGGCCACACGGGCGATATGAGATCCTTTGACTTATTCTAATTCTAATATGGAGCGATTCTAGAAGCGTTTCTGAATGTTTCTGCTTCCCAAGAGCGCACTTGCCAGCTTTTGCTGCGGCCGGATGTCGCAACGCTTTGGGGGCTCACATGTCATCGGATGTTTCCGCGGGTTCATTCACGTTACGATCCGAACGCCGTCGGCATTGCAGTAGATCGGTCCTGCTCGCGGCGACCGCGATATCGATCGTGAGTTCTGGCGCGGCTTCGGCAGCGGACGGCGACGCCAATGGATTGTTGCTGAAGAAGCTTGAGAAGATGGAGCTGCGCATCCAGCAGCTCGAAGCCGAGTTGAAGCAGAAACAAGATCGCCCGACAGCCGATGCAGACACAAAGCGGGCAGCAAAATCGGCGTCGCTGACAAGCGCCAACGCGGCTGTGCCATCCGCTGAACCAAAGGACGCGCCAGCCAAGCCCGAAGCCCAACCGTCCGAGAAATCGGCCAAGTCGAAATCGAAAGACTTCATCGCCCTGCCGCCCCTCCCGTCAGCGTCGGACAAACCCATCCTCGGCGTAGCCGATTCTCCGGTCCCCGGTCTCAGCATCGGAGCGTATGGAGAGATCAAGTTCGGTACGATGCAAAATCCCGCTGCCGGCGGCCAGTGGCAGAAAGGGTTCGATGCGCAGAGGTTCGTGCTCCTGCCGACCTACGCGATCACCCCGAATATCATCTTCAACGCCGAGATCGAATTCGAGCACGCCGGCTCTGGATTCGACAATGACGACAAGCTGCACGGCACCGCCGAGATCGAGCAAGTCTGGATCGACTTCAAGATCATCGATCAGTTCAACTGGCGCTCGCCCGGCGTCGATCTCGTGCCAATCGGCTATATCAACCAGCACCATGAGCCGACCCAATTTTATAGTGTTGGCCGGCCCGAACTCTACAACGGCCTGATTCCGTCGACGTGGAAGGTCCCATCCACCAGCATCTACGGGACGATCACCGAGGACCTCAAATATCAGGTGATGGTCAGCACCAGCAACGAGGATTTCGGCGACTCCTTCGACAATCGCACTGAGGCAAAGACCGTCCCGCTTCCCGGCACCGCCTACGCCGCAGGCATTGATGGCGTAAATGCGCTCGGCTTCTCGAGGCCCCCGCTCGGCGACTTCCAGCAACTCAACAACGCCACGGCCGTGTCCGGTCGGCTCGACTTCACGCCGACATTCTGGCCAGGATTCGCCGGAAGCGTCAGCACGTATTACTCGCCGAACACGACGCCGCGCGGCGCTCATGACGATCTCGGTAACTTCCTCGGCAGATCCAGTCTCGCGATGTTTGACGCCGAATTCCGCTACAGGGTACCCGACACAGGTCTTGAGCTTCGCGGCGAATATGTCCGCGCTCAGTTCGGGCATCCGGAAAATCTGCGCGCGAACAACGACTCCGATCCGACCAACAACGTCGGCAAGTCGATGTACGGCTACTCCGGCGAGATTGCCTACCACGTGCCGCTCGGTACAATTCTCAACAGCGAGTGGGAGGCCGTGCCGTTCTATCGCTACACCTATCAGAACCTGCAGACAGGCGGCTTCGCCGGCACGGACGCGAACCTGCCAACCGGTCAGGGCCAGCGGCAGTACCATACGGCCGGGTTTGCGGTTTTCCCGTCCCCGAAGATCGTGCTGAAGGCGACCTATCAGCATGTGATCGACAAGAGCGCCACCGGCGCGCTCTCGGATTCGTTCCTTGGCGGCGTCGGGTTCTTCTTTTAATGCCGACGGGGGTCCCTGGGACAACGTTGCAAGACCTGATACAGGACCAAGGAGCGAGGTGACTATGAACTGGGTTCGATATACCCTGCCGGCGGCAGCGATCTTGTCTGCCGCCTCTCCCGCTTATGCTGTTCGGTATCTGTCGATCGAGGAAGCCCAGAAGGAGGCTTTTCCCTCCGCGACACATTTTTCCGAGGTCCAGGCGAGCCGCGTCTGGAAGGCCGAAGCCGGCGGCAAGGTCGTCGGCTTCTTCGTGTTCGACCGGGTCGTCGGCAAGCACCTTTTCATTGACTACGCGGTGGCGCTGACGCCGGCGGGGGCCGTCCACAAGGTCGAGATCCTGGAATATCGGGAATCGTATGGCGGCGACATCAGGAGCCCGAGCTGGCTCGCGCAGTTCGTCGGCAAGACCGCCGGCAGCGCGCTCAAGATCAACGGTGACATCAGGAATATCGCCGGGGCGACGCTGTCGTCGACCCATGTCACCGAAGGTGTGAAAAGAATCTTGGCGGCTTATGGCAATCGTCTCCGATAGCATCCGTCGCGCGAGGCCGCTGCTCGGCACCTTCGTGGAGATCGAGATTGCCGGCGCTCCCAGATCCGAAATGGACGGCGCCATCGACACTGCATTCGATGCGGTCGCGCAGGTACATCGACTGATGAGCTTTCATGAGCCGGATAGCGATGTCGGTCGGCTCAACAGCGAAGCCGGCACTCGCCCCGTGAGCGTTCATGCGTGGACCTTTCGGGTGCTCGAGACGGCCGTCGAACTGCATCGACGCTCTGGCGGGTGTTTTGATATCACCATCGCACCGGCGTTGCAGGCAATCGGCCTGTTGCCGGCGCTGAAGGACAAGTCGGCGCCGGCTCTGCGCTCTCCCGACGCGATTGAGCTGCTTCCGGACCGGGAGGTTCGCTTTCGTTCGACCGATGTCATGATTGATCTTGGCGGCCTCGCCAAGGGTTTTGCCGTCGACCGCGCGGTGGCCGTCCTGCGCGACCTCGGCATTCCCTGCGGCATGGTGAACGCCGGCGGCGACCTTCGGGCCTTTGGCGCACAGACGCGCACGGTTCACATCCGCGATCCCCGCCATCCGAGCCGATCGGTCTGCAGTATCGAGGTGACAGATGAAGCGTTGGCCTCAACGGCGCGCCGCGTCGACCTCGTCGACGGTGACGAGTCGGGCAGTTCGGCGGTCATTGATCCTGCAACTCAGAGGCCGGTGAGCCTGATCGACGGCGCCACGGTTCGCGCGCGCTCCTGCATGGTTGCGGACGCCTTGACCAAGGTCGTCATGATCTCCGGGACCGATGCAGGCGAACTGCTCGAATCCTATAAGGCGGGTGCCCTGTTGATCTCCGCCGACGGCAACGTTCAGATCACGTCAGACTGGCATCACGCGGTGCACCTTGCGGCTTAGGACATCGTTTCGCTATTCGCTCTACACGGCGTTCGCTGCGCTGGTTCTCACCGGCGCCGGTTGGCTTCTAGCCGACTGGCAGAAGGACGTCGCCGGCGATGCGCTCTGGCAGCAGATCGCTGCCAACGTGCTAATGGTGCATGGCGGCACCGCGATGCTGACGCTGCTGCTGTTGGGCGCCCTCATTCCGCTGCACCTCCGGCGATCGTGGCGGAGCGGCAAGAATCTGGTGTCGGGATCGATCATGGCGGCGTTCAATGCCGTACTGATCGTGACCGCATTCGGTCTCTATTATCTGGGATCGGACGCGGTTCGGCCCTGGATGAGCTGGATCCACTTGGGCAGCGGTTTCTCGCTGGCCTTGCTGTTTCCGTTTCATATCTGGCTTGGCCGGCGCGAGCGAAGCTAGCGTTCAGTCGATTGCCGTCACTGCAACGGCGGATCGCCGCTGGTGCGCTTCTTGGCGAGGTCCATCTCCGTGACCGCGATCAGGATCTCGGCACGGGTCTTCAGATCAGGCGCTTCCAACATCGCCTGCTTCTCGGCCGGACCATAGGGCGACATCATCGCCAGCGCATTGACCAACGCCTCGTTGGGCGCGCTCTCGACGCCTTCCCAGTCGACCTTGAGATTGTTGGCCTTCAAAAAGTCCGCGAGCACCGTCAGCAGCGCCTCGCGATCGACCGCCTCCTCGCCCATGCGCGCGGTGAAGTCGTCGACGAAGGCGAAGAAGTCGACCTTGCACTGCCTGTAGGCGGTCAGCACCTCGAGCTCCTCGATCACCTTGAAGCGCGCGACGCCGGTGAGCTCGAGGATGTAGCGGCCGTCACCGGATTCGGCGAGCTGGGTGATGCGGCCGACGCAGCCGACGCGGAACAGCGTCGGCTTGTCGGAGTTCTTCGGCGAATGCGCGATGTCGGGCTGGATCATGCCGATCAGGCGATGGCCGTCGCGAAAACTGTCGTCGACCATCGCGAGATAGCGCGGCTCGAAGATGTTGAGCGGCATCTGGCCGCGCGGCAGCAGCAGCGCGCCCGGCAGCGGAAACACCGGGATGATCTCCGGAAGGTCGGCGGGGCCGCGATATTCGATGTTGATCGGCATCTGGTCCCCGCGTCGATAGAGCATGATCCGGAAAAGTGTGCAGCGGTCTTCCGATTAGATCATGCTCAAACAAATCATCGCGCTTATGAAAACAGGATCGTCGACAAGCGCTTGCGCCCTTCGACGGTCGCTTCGTCCGCCCCGCCCCAGGCCTCGAAGAACTGCACCAGCTGCTTGCGGGCGCCGTCGTCGTTCCATTTGCGGTCGCGCTTGACGATCGCGAGCAGCTGCTCGGTGGCGGCGGCCCGGTTGCCCTGCGCGTTCAGCGCGGTCGCAAGGTCGAACCGGGCCTGATGATCGAGCGGATTTGCGGCGACTTTCTGTTCCAGTTCAGTGACCGGCCCGAGCGATTCAGCCTGTTCGGCGAGGTCGATCGCGGTCTGCACGGCCTTCACCGCGGGATCGTTGCGCTTGGATTCCGGCACCATGGCCAGCGTCTGCTTGGCCTGCTCCATCGCGCCGGAGATGGCGTAGCATTTTGCCAGCCCGGCAAGCGCGGCGATGTTGGTCGCTTCGTGTTGGAGAACCTCAGCGTAGATCTGCGCGGCCGCGGCGGCATCGCCCTCGGCGAGCACGGCCTCGGCCTCCTGCAGGATCTCGGCGATGTTGGGCTCGCCCGGTGCGGTGACGCCCTTGGTCAGCTTCTCGATGAAGGCGTTGAGCTGGCTCTCCGGCACCGCGCCCATGAAGCCGTCGGCGGGCTGGCCGTTGACGAAGGCGATCACGGCCGGGATCGACTGGATGCCCATCTGGCCCGGAATCGCCGGATGCTGGTCGATGTTCATCTTGACCAGCTTGACCTTGCCCTTGGCCGCCCTGACCGCCTTTTCCAGCAGGGGGGTGAGCTGCTTGCAGGGGCCGCACCACTCCGCCCAGAAGTCGATCAGCACCGGCTGGCGCTTCGATTCCTCGATGACGTCCTTCACGAAGGTCTGGGTGGTGGTGTCCTTGATCAGGTTGGCCGCAGCCGGGCCCGCCGCTCCGTTACCCTGGTCGATGATCGTCACGGGATCCCCTCGTCTGATGTCTGGAATGGCGGGTCTTTAGCACGTCGCCATCACATATGCTTCGTTTCAGGCCCTAAAATTGGGCCGGGACGGCCGAATTTCAATCCACCGGCATCGATTCGGCGGTTCCGGGGTGTTTTGGGGCGATTCGACCGGGTTCGGGCTCATATTGGGGCTCCGAAAGCGAATTGATGCCGCCGGTAGCTGTTGCATTCGCCGCCCGCTTTTGGCATACGACAGCCGTTGCCGGCGCGTCGCGCGACCGACACAGGATGCGGGTGTAGCTCAGTGGTAGAGCACGACCTTGCCAAGGTCGGGGTCGAGGGTTCGAGCCCCTTCGCCCGCTCCAATTTTTCCCAGAGCATCCAGCCACGACATATGCGATCCTCGTTGGGGTAATCCGCGGGAATACCAGTCCCGACATTTTGGCTATCCGGTCTTCGGCGGGATTGGCCGACGATGCGCAGGACAATTCGGTGAAGTTGTCGATCGGCTTATGCCGCGCTGCTTAACACTCGCGCCGAGTTGAAAACCGCTGCCAACGATGTCTACACCCTTGGTGCAGCGGTGATGTTCGTTCAGTACGGACGAACCAGTGCGGAGGTCGTTGGCGGCCAGCGTAGCGCGCGGGCCAGACGAATGGTCTAAGGAGCGCTCCGCTGTTTGCTAAACGAGGCGCTCGCCCAATGTCAGATAACTCTTGAAGGCTAGATGCCCCTCTAGATCGATTTGAACGAGATATGTGCCGTTTGCCAAATTGATTTCCACACGCCAACGCGTGTTCGTGCTCGGCGCTGGAGGACGGGCGGCAATGTCTGAGTTGTAGAAGTTCTTTATCAACGCCCCATTGATATCCCAAGCGAATACGCTAGCTGAAATGTTTTTCAGATCGGCGCGAGGACTAAGCTGAAAATTTATTCCGTTGGAAGTCAGGAAGACCGATTCAACGAACACAAAGCGACGTTCAAAGAGCAACAAATCGTCAGATATAACAATGCGCGACGCCCATTCGGCCGCCTTGTTGCCAAGCAAGTAAAGCAGCGTGTCACGCTCGGCTGCCGTGCGACAAAAGACCCACTGAAGATTGTTAGCTAGCGGCAGCGGCGACTCGGCCAGTATCTCTGCGCAGCGATGTTCGATGATGCTTCTATCGCCGCCAATACCGCCTTCGTGGAAGACCTTTTCAAACGGAATCTTTGAAAAGTAGTCTTCCGAATCGCCCGGCTCCGCGTTGCCCAGCTGCATATTGCGATCGCAGAATTTGACGCTGGGCAATGCAAGAATATTGCTTGCGTTGAAAACCATCATAATGAGGACGGGGGCGTGAGTGTCGTCGCCGTACTGACACTCTCCCTTCTTGCGGATGCCTTCAATGTGATACTGCGTTGGGGTTCGTGGCCGAAAGTAGAGACGGGCTGAGCCGTGAGCGTGACTTCGCCCATCGATCACTCCCGGCGCCGCAACGTCCTTCGCTTTTTTGTTAGCAGGGTCATCACGCGAACGAAGCTTGCCGTCTAGCAGAATCTTGACTGCATTTTCTATTGGCGCGTGATGAAAAAGACGGCTGGGCCACTTGCTACGGTAGGGACGAAACGGACTTGTTAGAGCCGTTTCCCATTTGAGAATGTGCGCTGTGATGAAATCAGTCGTCAGCGCCATAGGCGAGTTCAAGTTGGGGCTTTGACGAAGGGGCGACGTCGCTCCCGCGTTCGCCTGGGCGATATTCAAGAGCGACTTCTGCGTCCCGCTTTATACCTTGAATTTGAACGGGACGTACGTGAGGCAGGACGCTCAACACAGACAACAGAGGCTCGCCCGCGCCCTTTTGGGTCCATGCAGCCTTATCCTGCGTCAGCAATCCCTTCTGGAGCCCGACCCAAACACCCCACAAGTCCTCAGTCTCTAAATTCCATTCTGCATCGTTGGTCTGAAGCTTAAGAACTTTGTCTTCTCCGATAGAGGCCTGAACAGGCTGCTGATTGTCAAATAGGACGAACTTCTCGTCGCCCAATTCTATGGCGCGTCGAAGGGCTCCGATGAACGAGTCAAATGACGACGAGTCGACAGCCTCGTCCTTGAGCTGGCTTGCCACGGATTCCATATGCTCCGGCAAACCGATATCTACCGTGTAGTCGTGGATGAAGACTTGAATAGGTAAGTCTTTGAGGTGGCGTTCCATCACTGGACGCACGTTGTCCCATTTGAGGCCGCCGTTCCCACATCCAAGACGTGGGAACGAAATCTCCGTTATTCCTAAGTTCTCATAGTGTCCGACAAATTTTTCCAAGCCCGCGTCGATCCACTGAATCTTAGACGGATAACGCCAATGCTGCTTAGTTGGGAAGTTAAGGACCCAAGAGGTCGCGCCCTTCCACAGCCACAGTTTCCCGGGCGACAGAAGCTTCTGATCGCAGATGCGCTTGTAGGCCGCGAACATCTCGGGCTCGCGTTCCCTGAAATCCTTTGCGATGCCCTTACCCATGACCCCAACACAGTTGACCGTGTTGACCAGGGTCTGGGCAGTGGACTCCAGGAGGCTTGTACGCCGGTAAATGAGCATGGGCTTCCCGGTGAAATCGCGCGCGGCAGTAGTTTTGGAGGTAACAGCGACCATCGGACGTATCGACATACTGAAGCCAGAACCTCACGACTTTGTAAAGAACAAAATCAGAACATTTGCTCTCAGTACCCAAGAAAGTATAGTCCCTGCTGACCCCTTTGTAGCAATCGTACGCTACGGCCGCGTGCTCGAAAAGAAAAACCTTAGAAAAAACAATGCTAAGGGCCCGCAGCATGAGCTTAATTGACGCTGCTCACGACCTTGCCAAGGTCGGGGTCGAGGGTTCGAGCCCCTTCGCCCGCTCCAATTTTTCCCAGAGCATCCAGCCAAATCAGGTCGGGCGGCGGTTTTCCACGCCGGCGGCTGGCTTGGGCCTCACATGACAATTCTGGTTACCGGCAGCGCAGGCCACCTCGGGGAAGCCATCCTGCGGACGCTCCAGCGTCGCGGTTCCTCTGCGCGTGGGGTCGATCTGAAGTCGTCGCCCTTCACCGATGCCGTGGGCTCGATCGTCGATCCCGGCTTCGTCCGGGCGCAGATGGACGGCGTCGCCGCCGTCATCCACACCGCGACGCTGCACAAGCCGCATGTGGCGACCCACAGCAAGCAGGCCTTCATCGACACCAACGTCACCGGCACGCTCAATCTGCTCGAGTCGGCTACGGCGGCCGGCGTGAAGAGTTTTGTTTTCACCGGCACCACGAGCGCGTTCGGCTCGCAGCTCCGCCCCGGGGCCGGACAGGCGGCGGTGTGGGTCACCGAGGAGCTGCCGCCGGTGCCCAAAAACATTTACGGCACCACAAAGTTGATGGCGGAAAATCTGTGCGAGCTGTTCTTTCGCGAGCGGGGCTTGCCGGTCGTGGTGTTGCGGACCTCGCGCTTCTTTCCGGAGGACGATGATGATCTTGCGATGCGGTCGGCCTACCCGCTGGACAATGCGCAGGCCAACGAGCTCCTTTATAGACGGCTGGATATAGCGGACGCGGTGAGCGCCCATTTGCTCGCCGTCGACCGCGCGCCGGAGATCGGCTTTGGCCGCTACATCGTCTCGGCGACGAGTCCGTTCGCGCAACACCACCTCGTGGCGCTTGCCCGTGACGCGACTGGTGTCGTGCGCGAGATCTATCCGGATTGTGAGCAGCTCTATGCGGCGCGCGGCTGGCGGTTATTCCCCGAGATCGACCGCGTCTATGTCAACGCCCGCGCACGGCGCGAGCTCGGCTGGCATCCGGAATTCGATTTCGCCCATGTGCTGCGCAGCCTGCGCGACGGCTCCGATTTCCGCAGCGCGCTGGCGCGCGAGGTGGGCTCGAAAGGCTATCACGACACGCTCTTTGACGATGGACCGTATCCCGTCGCCAAATAGTCGCTGCTTTTGTCAATTCGCACGATGTTTCAGATGTGTGGCCGGTGTCACTGCGCACCATCCGGCCTCGACCGTTCTACGGTGCATGGGGTTGTTTTCGCGGTTTTGGATTGGTCGACCATTCTGCTGCCCGCAAATGAGGCGCGTCATGCGATTCCGCGTTGCAGCGAGAGTGTTGCTATCGCCACCAATGCGGCGAAAGAACATCCGTCTCAATTCTTATTGCGCGCAACTGCAGCACACGCGATGCGC
This portion of the Bradyrhizobium diazoefficiens genome encodes:
- a CDS encoding PepSY domain-containing protein — its product is MRVIRVLAIALTVGIGMGSTAMADGFKNCTKLDKASWKTAGDAEAKAKAAGYEVRRSKIEGSCYEVYGVKEGKVYELFYSPEDLSLKHTIAK
- a CDS encoding cytochrome b/b6 domain-containing protein, producing the protein MRDTRGVSDRTPADRTIAVWDLPLRLWHWALAASVLAAWFTPTVYDSLHRIVGYTVIGLLAFRLVWGFWGSRYSRFRMIGVRLRAAPFYLWNLRRGITGRYIGLNPAGTLMLVALLVALAVSAITGALSVTVTFFGVWWIEDTHAYASDAVIVLVVLHIVGVVLMGMLQRQNLVRAMITGRKRIRGHS
- a CDS encoding FMN-binding protein, translating into MNWVRYTLPAAAILSAASPAYAVRYLSIEEAQKEAFPSATHFSEVQASRVWKAEAGGKVVGFFVFDRVVGKHLFIDYAVALTPAGAVHKVEILEYRESYGGDIRSPSWLAQFVGKTAGSALKINGDIRNIAGATLSSTHVTEGVKRILAAYGNRLR
- a CDS encoding FAD:protein FMN transferase yields the protein MAIVSDSIRRARPLLGTFVEIEIAGAPRSEMDGAIDTAFDAVAQVHRLMSFHEPDSDVGRLNSEAGTRPVSVHAWTFRVLETAVELHRRSGGCFDITIAPALQAIGLLPALKDKSAPALRSPDAIELLPDREVRFRSTDVMIDLGGLAKGFAVDRAVAVLRDLGIPCGMVNAGGDLRAFGAQTRTVHIRDPRHPSRSVCSIEVTDEALASTARRVDLVDGDESGSSAVIDPATQRPVSLIDGATVRARSCMVADALTKVVMISGTDAGELLESYKAGALLISADGNVQITSDWHHAVHLAA
- a CDS encoding LON peptidase substrate-binding domain-containing protein translates to MPINIEYRGPADLPEIIPVFPLPGALLLPRGQMPLNIFEPRYLAMVDDSFRDGHRLIGMIQPDIAHSPKNSDKPTLFRVGCVGRITQLAESGDGRYILELTGVARFKVIEELEVLTAYRQCKVDFFAFVDDFTARMGEEAVDREALLTVLADFLKANNLKVDWEGVESAPNEALVNALAMMSPYGPAEKQAMLEAPDLKTRAEILIAVTEMDLAKKRTSGDPPLQ
- the trxA gene encoding thioredoxin, whose protein sequence is MTIIDQGNGAAGPAAANLIKDTTTQTFVKDVIEESKRQPVLIDFWAEWCGPCKQLTPLLEKAVRAAKGKVKLVKMNIDQHPAIPGQMGIQSIPAVIAFVNGQPADGFMGAVPESQLNAFIEKLTKGVTAPGEPNIAEILQEAEAVLAEGDAAAAAQIYAEVLQHEATNIAALAGLAKCYAISGAMEQAKQTLAMVPESKRNDPAVKAVQTAIDLAEQAESLGPVTELEQKVAANPLDHQARFDLATALNAQGNRAAATEQLLAIVKRDRKWNDDGARKQLVQFFEAWGGADEATVEGRKRLSTILFS
- a CDS encoding DarT ssDNA thymidine ADP-ribosyltransferase family protein — translated: MALTTDFITAHILKWETALTSPFRPYRSKWPSRLFHHAPIENAVKILLDGKLRSRDDPANKKAKDVAAPGVIDGRSHAHGSARLYFRPRTPTQYHIEGIRKKGECQYGDDTHAPVLIMMVFNASNILALPSVKFCDRNMQLGNAEPGDSEDYFSKIPFEKVFHEGGIGGDRSIIEHRCAEILAESPLPLANNLQWVFCRTAAERDTLLYLLGNKAAEWASRIVISDDLLLFERRFVFVESVFLTSNGINFQLSPRADLKNISASVFAWDINGALIKNFYNSDIAARPPAPSTNTRWRVEINLANGTYLVQIDLEGHLAFKSYLTLGERLV